In Candidatus Polarisedimenticolaceae bacterium, a genomic segment contains:
- a CDS encoding CcoQ/FixQ family Cbb3-type cytochrome c oxidase assembly chaperone yields the protein MSLTDIMSEANLHFWAEVALVMFVVLFVGVVLYVFSRRNRAAFDRASRLPLDDAPTETGVQENPRHERR from the coding sequence ATGAGCCTCACCGACATCATGAGCGAGGCGAACCTGCACTTCTGGGCGGAAGTCGCCCTGGTGATGTTCGTCGTGCTGTTCGTCGGCGTCGTGCTCTACGTCTTCTCCCGCCGGAACCGCGCCGCGTTCGATCGCGCCAGCCGCCTGCCGCTCGACGACGCCCCGACCGAAACGGGCGTCCAGGAGAACCCTCGACATGAGCGCCGTTGA